One window of Catonella massiliensis genomic DNA carries:
- a CDS encoding HipA domain-containing protein — MDDKVITAKQDLTYLLWSHARNSSGTAGTFLKSQSTIDGRKIYYKLSNFDSEKGVVGHECVNEIIVDRLLTILGIEHLEYQLIHADIELEGRRYETWLCASADFKAQGESKVALDDYYQINAGKGISHYEFCKENGWQRYIDTMLAIDFLILNRDRHGANIEVLRNSRKHSLRIAPLFDHGLSLLCSCYSEEQIEKFDVMEDKPCQNFIGSRSTFDNLKLIKDKKSIFKKHLKESDRNILFKDLEEAISNKHRDKIWEMIYSRWCKYEDLCDL, encoded by the coding sequence TGACATATTTATTGTGGTCACACGCAAGAAATTCAAGTGGAACAGCAGGGACCTTTTTAAAATCACAGTCAACAATTGACGGAAGAAAAATATATTACAAGCTATCTAATTTTGACAGTGAAAAAGGAGTGGTTGGACATGAATGTGTAAATGAGATTATTGTGGATAGACTGCTTACTATACTGGGGATTGAACATTTGGAATATCAGCTGATTCATGCAGATATTGAATTAGAAGGAAGAAGATACGAGACCTGGCTGTGTGCTTCGGCAGATTTTAAAGCACAGGGAGAATCTAAAGTAGCTTTAGACGATTATTATCAGATAAATGCAGGAAAGGGGATTTCACACTATGAATTTTGCAAAGAAAACGGCTGGCAGAGATATATAGATACGATGTTAGCCATTGATTTTCTTATCCTAAACAGAGACAGGCATGGTGCCAATATAGAAGTGCTCCGCAACAGCAGAAAACACTCTCTAAGAATCGCACCGCTATTTGACCATGGACTATCGCTTTTATGTAGCTGTTACAGCGAAGAGCAGATAGAAAAATTTGATGTTATGGAAGATAAGCCATGCCAGAACTTTATAGGAAGCAGGTCAACATTTGACAACTTAAAGCTAATAAAAGATAAGAAAAGCATTTTTAAGAAGCACTTGAAAGAAAGTGACAGAAATATTTTGTTTAAGGATTTAGAAGAAGCTATATCAAATAAACACAGAGATAAGATATGGGAAATGATATATTCAAGGTGGTGTAAGTATGAAGACCTATGCGATTTATGA
- a CDS encoding helix-turn-helix domain-containing protein encodes MKTYAIYDEEWKMKCPIGYLYYYDKCNEFIIELNRELDKWEAPLLFSSYVEKSIYTIPKEVSMLWVKGRVIPSGRQNIGSILKNHKMKSYDEMKLLELSGGRCSQDNCYIKKVEYEDVPLAIRKRSEDNVLECFTSGESDVICLFGDDTVRRIDLTKLVDTNGKLASVLKNKDVYKSVKVGVGGYSITFNDSIEIEKWLLLKSGKKINVSGKDLYSFVGDNIVDTAKACEILGCSKQNLTYLIDKGRLKAIKPNLKENLFFRGDVEKNSW; translated from the coding sequence ATGAAGACCTATGCGATTTATGATGAAGAATGGAAAATGAAATGCCCGATTGGATATTTATACTATTATGATAAATGTAATGAATTCATTATAGAATTAAACCGAGAATTAGACAAATGGGAAGCTCCATTATTATTTTCATCTTATGTAGAGAAGAGTATTTATACAATACCCAAAGAAGTCAGCATGCTTTGGGTAAAGGGAAGGGTGATACCAAGCGGTAGACAGAACATCGGAAGCATATTGAAAAATCATAAAATGAAATCCTATGATGAGATGAAATTATTAGAACTATCCGGGGGAAGATGCTCGCAGGATAATTGTTATATCAAGAAAGTAGAATATGAAGATGTTCCTTTAGCTATTAGAAAGCGAAGTGAAGATAATGTACTGGAGTGTTTTACGTCAGGAGAATCTGATGTTATTTGTTTATTTGGGGATGATACTGTAAGGCGGATAGATTTAACGAAACTTGTGGATACAAATGGGAAACTAGCTTCAGTATTAAAGAATAAGGATGTATATAAGTCAGTAAAAGTGGGGGTTGGCGGTTATAGCATAACATTTAATGATTCTATTGAAATAGAAAAGTGGTTATTGTTAAAGTCAGGTAAGAAAATAAATGTTTCAGGTAAAGATTTGTATAGTTTTGTTGGTGATAATATAGTTGATACAGCAAAGGCTTGCGAAATTTTAGGCTGTTCAAAGCAGAATCTGACTTATCTAATTGACAAAGGAAGACTAAAGGCGATAAAGCCGAACTTAAAGGAGAATCTATTCTTTAGGGGAGACGTAGAGAAGAACAGCTGGTAA
- a CDS encoding YesL family protein has protein sequence MGNLFNMNNFFFRFMGKLFDTVALSIVYVLVCIPIVTIGPATSALYYSTVKSIRRDRSYPIKEFFKAFKRDFKQSFIVGLILVVVGLILYVDVKFAINYIKNSLTYMRYLYIVIGIVMSFIAIYIFPLISRFSLKLSGLFRLSFYLAIRHLLTTVVSIILLFGSFVLVYISAGLAMLFIPVTVNLLISIMMEKVLQKCMGMVQTDGENENKDEWYLE, from the coding sequence ATGGGTAATTTATTTAATATGAACAATTTTTTCTTCCGCTTTATGGGGAAGCTTTTTGATACAGTGGCACTTAGCATAGTCTATGTTTTGGTCTGTATTCCTATTGTGACCATAGGACCTGCTACCTCGGCACTCTATTATTCAACAGTTAAATCAATAAGGCGAGACAGGAGCTATCCTATCAAAGAATTTTTCAAGGCATTTAAGAGAGATTTTAAGCAAAGCTTCATAGTAGGGCTTATTCTTGTAGTAGTAGGACTGATTCTGTATGTGGACGTTAAATTTGCTATTAATTACATAAAAAACAGCCTTACCTATATGCGCTACCTATACATTGTTATCGGTATAGTTATGTCATTTATAGCAATATATATTTTCCCGCTTATTTCAAGGTTTTCGTTAAAGCTCTCAGGGCTGTTTAGACTGTCATTTTATCTGGCGATAAGACATCTGCTTACAACGGTTGTTTCTATCATTTTGTTGTTTGGAAGCTTTGTTTTGGTATATATTTCAGCCGGACTTGCGATGCTGTTTATACCTGTGACTGTCAACCTCCTCATTTCTATAATGATGGAGAAGGTGCTCCAAAAATGCATGGGCATGGTACAGACAGACGGAGAGAATGAGAATAAGGACGAATGGTATCTGGAGTAG
- a CDS encoding glutamine synthetase III family protein, translating to MSEEKFALPRDFAKNVFNDEVMKDRLPSDVYKELRKTIDNGEDLNEKIARAVAHAMKAWAMERGATHFSHWFQPMTGITAEKHDSFLKPEGKGGIIMRFSGKELIKGESDASSFPSGGLRATFEARGYTAWDCTSPAFLKEDTAGVTLCIPTAFCSYTGEALDEKTPLLRSMEAISKQATRIARLFGDEDVTGVSCSVGPEQEYFLIDREDYLKREDLLFTGRTLFGAMPPKTQELDDHYYGNIPERIELFMKELNEECWKLGIYAKTQHNEVAPAQHEMAPVFTTANIATDHNQLVMETMKKVAKRHGLECLLHEKPFAGVNGSGKHNNWSIVTDTGKNMLDPGKTPHENVQFMLVLAAIIKAVDENAVLLRLSASNPGNEHRLGADEAPPAIISIFLGDQLEDLVEQIIETGEATSSKQGRKLDIGVHSLPNLFLDATDRNRTSPFAFTGNKFEFRMVASSMSIAGVNTVLNTIVASVFRDMADKLEKAEDFNQAVHDLIIDTLTEHRRIIFNGNGYSEEWVKEAARRGLPNTKSMVEAIPSLIDDHTIEVFAKEKVLNRTELESRAEIQYEKYTKTINIEAKTMIDMVRRLFIPAVIKYQTVLAKAINEMESTGLELECSMQKDLLKKVSSLLAAASNQADEMENMIIDAKKLPEGKEQAEAFNTKVAPAMTELRESIDSLEVIVGRDYWPVPTYSDILFEV from the coding sequence ATGTCCGAGGAAAAATTTGCGCTGCCAAGGGATTTCGCAAAAAATGTATTTAATGACGAGGTAATGAAAGACAGGCTCCCAAGTGATGTATACAAGGAGCTTAGAAAGACCATAGATAACGGCGAAGATCTTAACGAGAAGATAGCAAGGGCAGTAGCACATGCTATGAAGGCCTGGGCTATGGAAAGAGGGGCTACCCATTTCTCGCATTGGTTCCAGCCTATGACGGGGATTACCGCTGAGAAGCATGACTCCTTCCTAAAGCCTGAGGGCAAGGGCGGGATAATAATGCGCTTCTCAGGCAAGGAGCTTATTAAGGGAGAGTCAGATGCCTCGTCCTTTCCGTCAGGAGGCCTTAGGGCAACCTTTGAGGCGAGGGGCTATACAGCCTGGGATTGTACCTCTCCTGCTTTCTTAAAGGAGGATACAGCAGGTGTAACCCTCTGCATACCTACAGCATTTTGCTCATATACAGGTGAGGCACTTGACGAGAAGACTCCTCTGCTTCGCTCGATGGAGGCTATAAGCAAGCAGGCTACAAGGATTGCAAGACTTTTTGGAGATGAAGATGTTACGGGAGTGAGCTGTTCAGTTGGGCCTGAGCAGGAATATTTCCTTATAGACAGAGAAGATTACTTAAAAAGAGAAGACCTCCTCTTTACAGGCCGCACTCTATTTGGAGCTATGCCTCCTAAGACTCAGGAACTTGATGATCACTACTATGGCAATATTCCTGAACGTATAGAGCTTTTTATGAAGGAGCTTAATGAAGAGTGTTGGAAGCTTGGTATCTACGCTAAAACCCAGCACAATGAGGTGGCTCCGGCTCAGCACGAAATGGCTCCTGTATTTACTACTGCAAATATTGCCACTGACCACAATCAGCTTGTTATGGAAACAATGAAGAAGGTGGCAAAGCGCCACGGGCTTGAATGTCTGCTTCACGAGAAGCCTTTTGCAGGTGTAAATGGTTCAGGAAAACACAATAACTGGTCTATAGTGACCGATACAGGGAAAAACATGTTGGATCCAGGCAAGACTCCGCACGAGAATGTGCAGTTTATGCTTGTGCTTGCCGCTATAATAAAGGCTGTGGATGAAAATGCCGTACTTTTAAGGCTTTCAGCTTCAAATCCCGGGAATGAGCATAGGCTTGGTGCAGATGAGGCACCTCCTGCCATTATATCCATTTTCCTTGGAGACCAGCTTGAAGACCTTGTTGAGCAGATAATAGAGACTGGAGAAGCTACTTCGAGCAAGCAGGGAAGGAAGCTTGATATCGGCGTACACAGCCTGCCAAATCTCTTCTTGGATGCAACTGATAGAAACAGAACCTCTCCTTTTGCATTTACAGGTAATAAGTTTGAGTTTAGAATGGTGGCTTCGTCAATGTCAATTGCAGGAGTAAATACCGTACTCAATACTATAGTTGCAAGTGTATTTAGGGACATGGCTGACAAGCTTGAAAAGGCAGAGGACTTCAATCAGGCTGTACACGACCTCATCATAGACACCCTGACTGAGCATAGGAGAATCATATTTAACGGAAACGGCTATTCAGAGGAATGGGTGAAAGAGGCCGCAAGGCGTGGACTTCCTAATACAAAGTCAATGGTGGAGGCAATTCCGTCACTCATTGATGACCACACTATAGAAGTATTTGCGAAGGAAAAGGTGTTAAACCGCACTGAGCTTGAGTCCAGAGCTGAGATTCAGTATGAGAAATACACAAAGACCATCAACATAGAGGCGAAGACCATGATTGATATGGTAAGGAGGCTTTTCATCCCTGCTGTCATTAAGTACCAGACTGTACTTGCAAAGGCGATAAATGAGATGGAAAGTACAGGCTTGGAACTTGAGTGCTCTATGCAAAAAGATTTACTTAAGAAGGTTTCATCACTTCTTGCTGCCGCTAGTAATCAGGCAGATGAGATGGAAAATATGATAATAGATGCAAAGAAGCTTCCTGAGGGCAAGGAGCAGGCTGAAGCATTTAACACTAAGGTAGCTCCGGCTATGACAGAGCTTCGTGAGAGTATTGACAGTCTTGAGGTTATTGTTGGCAGGGACTATTGGCCTGTACCGACATACAGTGATATATTGTTTGAAGTTTAA
- a CDS encoding manganese efflux pump MntP, with product MNIVDILVIGVGLSMDAFAVSVCKCLAMKKMDIKKALVCSLYFGVFQALMPLIGFLLGSGFKNVVSSIDHWIAFVLLGIIGINMIKEAKSCDVVNDSMDVKTMLTLAVATSIDALAIGVTFAFLKVSIIPAVSIIGLITFVCCFIGVKLGSVFGEKLKSKAEIMGGVMLILIGTKILIEHLFFQG from the coding sequence ATGAATATTGTTGATATATTGGTTATTGGAGTAGGGCTTTCTATGGATGCCTTTGCGGTATCCGTATGTAAGTGCTTAGCTATGAAAAAGATGGATATAAAGAAGGCTCTTGTCTGTTCGCTCTACTTTGGAGTATTTCAGGCACTGATGCCGCTTATAGGCTTCTTACTTGGAAGCGGATTTAAGAATGTGGTTAGCTCCATTGACCATTGGATAGCCTTTGTGCTTCTTGGTATCATAGGCATAAATATGATAAAGGAGGCGAAATCCTGTGACGTTGTAAATGACTCTATGGATGTAAAGACTATGCTGACACTTGCGGTTGCAACCAGTATAGATGCCCTCGCCATAGGAGTTACCTTTGCCTTTCTTAAGGTAAGTATAATTCCTGCGGTATCCATCATCGGTCTTATTACCTTTGTCTGTTGCTTCATTGGAGTTAAGCTTGGAAGTGTATTTGGAGAAAAACTAAAGTCCAAGGCAGAGATAATGGGTGGAGTCATGCTCATACTTATTGGCACTAAGATACTGATAGAGCATCTGTTCTTTCAGGGGTAA
- a CDS encoding DUF2500 domain-containing protein — MLNFFSDDWFSDTGFTIFSILPFMFVIVFAIIIFVIIASAVTMLRTKAINDAAPRLKSQAKIISKRTSVHGMQGGHTTTDYFITFEFEAGSRQEFQVNDYEYGTLIEGDSGILEHQGSRYLGFERRY; from the coding sequence ATGCTTAATTTTTTTAGTGATGATTGGTTTTCGGATACGGGTTTTACTATTTTTAGCATACTGCCATTTATGTTTGTTATAGTATTTGCAATAATTATTTTTGTAATAATAGCTTCTGCCGTAACCATGCTTCGAACAAAAGCAATAAATGATGCTGCGCCAAGATTAAAATCGCAGGCTAAGATTATATCAAAAAGAACAAGCGTACATGGAATGCAGGGCGGGCATACAACCACCGATTATTTCATTACATTTGAATTTGAAGCGGGCAGCAGACAGGAATTTCAAGTAAACGATTATGAATATGGTACATTAATAGAAGGAGACAGCGGTATTCTTGAACATCAGGGAAGCAGATATTTAGGTTTTGAAAGAAGATATTAA
- a CDS encoding transporter substrate-binding domain-containing protein codes for MKKSVKLVAALTLTLATMLTACSGSSTKTDSAKSASKTGSVTTSTAKISSATTTESAGAGSSTTANTSGATKLDLSNITGEGDKLDKILKAGVITCATSPDFAPNEFIDISSGETKYVGCDMDLAQYIADSLGVKLEIVPMKFDAIKAAVTTGQVDMAIAGLAYTEDRAKNMQLSDLFGNTDADEGQGIVILKENADKLKTADDFAGKTVLAQNGSVQFDLTTTQLPKAKCTPVADVNNGAMEIMTGQADGLTLDLAVAKVMINTHKELAISDFQFEYESKGNVIGCTKGETKLVNAINQIVKEVNDKGLYKQWKDKAVELAKSLGVEVNN; via the coding sequence ATGAAAAAATCAGTTAAACTTGTTGCAGCCTTAACCCTTACCTTAGCCACTATGCTTACTGCCTGTTCAGGAAGCTCTACTAAGACAGACAGTGCAAAGAGTGCTTCAAAGACAGGCTCGGTTACAACATCGACAGCCAAGATAAGCAGTGCCACAACTACAGAAAGTGCTGGCGCAGGAAGTAGCACAACGGCTAATACGTCTGGAGCAACGAAGCTTGATCTTTCAAATATTACAGGTGAAGGAGACAAGCTTGACAAGATTCTTAAGGCAGGAGTTATAACCTGTGCAACCAGTCCTGACTTTGCTCCCAATGAATTTATAGATATAAGCAGCGGTGAAACCAAGTATGTAGGCTGTGATATGGACCTTGCTCAGTATATAGCTGACAGCCTCGGAGTAAAGCTTGAGATTGTGCCTATGAAGTTTGATGCGATTAAGGCTGCAGTTACCACTGGTCAGGTAGACATGGCAATAGCAGGGCTTGCTTATACAGAGGATCGTGCGAAGAATATGCAGCTTTCAGACCTTTTTGGTAATACAGATGCGGATGAAGGTCAGGGAATTGTTATTCTTAAAGAAAATGCAGATAAGTTAAAGACTGCTGATGATTTTGCTGGAAAGACAGTACTTGCTCAGAATGGCTCAGTACAGTTTGACCTAACAACAACGCAGCTTCCTAAGGCTAAATGCACTCCTGTTGCAGATGTAAATAATGGAGCGATGGAGATTATGACTGGTCAGGCTGATGGACTTACACTTGATCTTGCAGTTGCAAAGGTAATGATTAACACTCACAAAGAGCTTGCTATCAGTGATTTTCAGTTTGAGTATGAATCAAAAGGGAATGTTATTGGCTGTACAAAGGGTGAGACCAAACTCGTAAATGCTATAAATCAGATTGTTAAAGAAGTAAATGATAAGGGGCTTTATAAGCAGTGGAAGGATAAGGCTGTAGAGCTTGCTAAATCACTAGGAGTAGAGGTTAATAATTAA
- a CDS encoding amino acid ABC transporter permease, whose product MGIFKNIVFLIEKYGNLFLIGTGYTLLLSLITVFFGTILGSVLAMLKNNRFQIIRSIVTAYIEIVRGTPILLQLYIFKFMLPAAFPSFKPSTFVCILVALILNSAAYVSEVIRSGIEAVDKGQTEAARSLGLSKRQTMLKIVLPQAVRYILPALGNEFIMMIKETSLASVFFVGDLMTQFQTISGATFLTMEPLIIIGIIYFVLTFSLSKGVAVLERRMKAGER is encoded by the coding sequence ATGGGAATTTTTAAGAATATAGTTTTTTTGATAGAAAAATATGGTAATTTATTTTTAATAGGTACAGGATATACTCTGCTATTAAGCCTTATAACCGTATTTTTTGGAACAATATTAGGCTCTGTATTGGCTATGCTTAAAAATAACAGATTCCAAATTATAAGGTCTATTGTAACAGCTTATATAGAGATAGTCAGAGGGACACCTATACTTTTACAGCTTTACATATTTAAGTTTATGTTACCGGCAGCTTTTCCGTCATTTAAGCCATCCACCTTTGTATGCATACTTGTAGCACTTATATTGAACTCGGCCGCCTATGTATCCGAGGTAATCCGCTCAGGTATAGAAGCTGTAGACAAAGGACAGACTGAGGCGGCAAGGTCGCTTGGACTTAGTAAAAGGCAGACTATGCTTAAGATAGTATTGCCTCAGGCTGTAAGATATATTCTTCCTGCTCTTGGCAATGAGTTCATTATGATGATTAAGGAAACCTCTCTTGCGTCTGTATTCTTTGTGGGAGACCTTATGACTCAGTTCCAGACCATATCAGGAGCAACCTTCCTAACAATGGAACCGCTTATTATAATCGGTATCATATATTTTGTACTTACATTCAGCCTCTCTAAAGGAGTTGCTGTACTTGAAAGGAGGATGAAGGCAGGTGAGCGCTAA
- a CDS encoding amino acid ABC transporter ATP-binding protein: protein MSANNNEYLIDVVNLHKSFGDLKVLKGVTEHIKKGEVVSIIGPSGGGKSTFLRCLNLLEVPDKGEIYFEGTNITDKSVNIDIHRQNMGMVFQHFNVFPHLSVGENITLAPTLLGKKNPREAKEKARELLNRVGLLEKYDEKPNKLSGGQKQRLAIVRALAMEPDVMLFDEPTSALDPEMVGEVLSVIKSLVSEGMTTVIVTHEMGFAREVSDRVLFMDGGIIAEEGRPEEIFGSPKNERTKDFLSKVLM, encoded by the coding sequence GTGAGCGCTAATAATAATGAATATTTAATAGATGTTGTTAATTTACATAAAAGCTTTGGAGACCTTAAGGTGCTTAAAGGAGTGACTGAGCATATCAAAAAGGGTGAGGTAGTATCTATAATCGGGCCATCAGGAGGAGGGAAGTCTACCTTTCTTCGTTGCCTTAATCTCCTTGAAGTGCCTGATAAGGGTGAGATATATTTTGAGGGAACCAATATAACTGATAAATCGGTAAACATAGATATCCACCGTCAGAATATGGGCATGGTATTTCAGCATTTCAATGTCTTCCCACATCTTTCAGTTGGTGAAAATATCACTCTTGCTCCCACCTTACTTGGTAAGAAAAACCCTAGGGAAGCTAAAGAAAAGGCAAGGGAGCTGCTTAATAGAGTAGGGCTTCTTGAAAAATATGACGAGAAGCCGAACAAGCTCTCAGGTGGTCAGAAGCAGAGGCTTGCAATTGTAAGAGCCCTTGCAATGGAGCCTGATGTAATGCTCTTTGATGAGCCCACCTCAGCCCTTGACCCTGAGATGGTGGGAGAGGTGCTCTCTGTTATTAAAAGCCTTGTAAGCGAGGGTATGACAACGGTAATAGTAACCCACGAAATGGGCTTTGCAAGAGAGGTCTCCGACAGGGTTCTCTTTATGGACGGCGGCATCATAGCAGAAGAAGGAAGACCTGAAGAGATATTTGGAAGCCCTAAGAATGAAAGAACTAAGGACTTTTTAAGTAAGGTGCTTATGTAA
- a CDS encoding type II toxin-antitoxin system YafQ family toxin, translated as MLKLVTTGTFRKDYKRIKKRGYDISLLETVLEQLLSEKKLEEKYHDHALVGNYAGFRECHILPDWLLIYAINNSELILTASRTGTHSDLFDK; from the coding sequence ATGCTTAAACTTGTAACTACTGGCACATTTCGTAAAGACTATAAAAGAATTAAAAAGCGTGGTTATGATATTTCACTTCTTGAAACTGTTCTTGAACAACTTTTGTCCGAAAAAAAATTAGAAGAAAAATACCACGACCACGCCTTGGTTGGTAATTATGCAGGTTTTAGAGAATGTCATATCCTCCCAGACTGGCTACTGATATATGCAATAAATAATTCCGAACTTATATTAACCGCATCCAGAACAGGTACACATTCCGATTTATTTGATAAATAA
- a CDS encoding type II toxin-antitoxin system RelB/DinJ family antitoxin — protein sequence MAKTANINIRIEPETKATAEKLFSSFGITITDAINIFLHKSIMEGGLPFELKQPNFNSETKAAINEAKMIMSGKLPAKRYNSVNELFDELNREDD from the coding sequence ATGGCAAAGACTGCAAATATCAATATCCGCATTGAGCCTGAGACAAAGGCAACCGCAGAAAAACTTTTTTCAAGTTTCGGTATTACCATTACAGATGCTATAAATATTTTTCTTCATAAATCAATAATGGAAGGCGGCCTTCCTTTTGAACTGAAACAGCCTAACTTTAATTCTGAAACTAAGGCTGCAATAAATGAGGCCAAAATGATAATGTCAGGAAAGCTTCCTGCTAAACGTTATAATTCCGTAAATGAATTATTTGATGAACTTAACAGGGAGGACGATTAA
- a CDS encoding ArsB/NhaD family transporter, giving the protein MLKTIAIALFVLMYALMIFLPAKRRPYIACGTAAIFLALGILPIGDLFHTIDWNILLMIFGTVIIVDYFIQSKMPNLIADHILNLSPNVMWTTIFMSLFAGIISAFIDNVATVYMVAPVALAICKKLKISPVAMIISIAVSSNLQGAATLVGDTTSIMLAGAAKMDFMDFFIMQGKPGIFFAVELGALFTIPIMMLIFRKDTMPVSSDEHTEVKDMIPTIAMVGHIVFLIAASFIPNKPEITNGVICMVWGVVCVAWEYVATKDKETMIENIKNVDYATMALLAGLFTVIGGIQEQGIITDLADIIVHVGGGNIFVLFTIIVWGSVLVSAFVDNIPYVATMLPVIASVSGELGVAPYLLFFGLLIGATLGGNITPIGASANIAGIGLLRKEGYEVSFKDFMKIGVPFTFAAVVAGYLFIWFVWR; this is encoded by the coding sequence ATGTTAAAAACAATCGCAATTGCACTCTTTGTCCTAATGTATGCACTTATGATATTCCTTCCTGCAAAGCGAAGACCATACATTGCCTGCGGGACTGCTGCCATTTTCCTGGCGCTTGGAATACTTCCCATAGGCGACTTGTTTCACACCATAGACTGGAATATCCTTCTTATGATATTTGGTACGGTAATCATAGTGGATTATTTTATCCAGTCCAAGATGCCAAACCTCATAGCAGACCACATACTTAATCTTTCACCAAATGTCATGTGGACTACGATATTTATGTCCCTCTTTGCCGGCATTATCTCAGCCTTTATAGATAATGTGGCTACTGTATATATGGTTGCCCCTGTGGCACTTGCGATATGTAAAAAGCTTAAGATATCTCCGGTTGCTATGATAATCTCAATCGCTGTATCCTCGAACCTTCAGGGTGCGGCTACTCTTGTCGGCGATACTACTTCCATTATGCTAGCAGGTGCTGCCAAGATGGACTTTATGGACTTCTTCATCATGCAGGGTAAGCCCGGTATCTTCTTTGCAGTTGAACTTGGAGCCCTCTTTACCATACCTATTATGATGTTAATTTTCCGTAAGGACACAATGCCTGTATCTTCTGATGAGCATACAGAGGTTAAGGATATGATACCTACCATCGCAATGGTCGGACACATAGTTTTCCTTATAGCTGCTTCCTTCATCCCTAACAAGCCTGAGATAACCAATGGTGTCATCTGTATGGTCTGGGGAGTTGTCTGTGTGGCTTGGGAATACGTCGCAACCAAAGACAAAGAGACTATGATAGAGAATATAAAGAATGTGGATTATGCTACTATGGCACTTCTAGCCGGTCTTTTTACTGTAATAGGAGGTATTCAGGAGCAGGGCATCATCACAGACCTCGCTGATATCATTGTACATGTAGGAGGAGGCAATATCTTCGTTCTCTTTACAATCATAGTGTGGGGCTCAGTTCTTGTATCTGCCTTTGTAGACAATATCCCTTATGTAGCTACCATGCTTCCTGTAATAGCAAGCGTATCGGGTGAGCTTGGCGTTGCCCCATATCTGCTTTTCTTTGGTCTTCTTATAGGTGCTACCCTTGGTGGTAATATAACCCCTATCGGAGCTTCTGCCAATATTGCAGGTATAGGACTTCTTCGCAAGGAAGGCTACGAGGTATCATTTAAGGACTTTATGAAAATAGGTGTTCCTTTCACCTTTGCTGCTGTTGTTGCCGGATATTTATTTATCTGGTTTGTATGGAGATAA